The genomic segment CTTTAGGTTTAGGATGGCTTAAAAAGGTAAAAGAAGAAACAGGCATGAAAACCTGTACAGAAGTTGCAAACGCAGCACACGTTAAATTAGCGTTAGAAAACGATGTCGATTTATTATGGATTGGTGCACGTTCTACAGTTTCGCCTTTTATAATGCAAGAAATTGCAGATGCGTTAGAAGGAACAGACAAAATTGTGTTGGTTAAAAATCCGGTAAATCCAGATTTGGCTCTTTGGTTGGGTGGAATCGAAAGATTGTACACAGCAGGAATTAAAAATTTAGGAGCCATTCACAGAGGGTTTTCAACCTACGAAAAATCGAAATATAGAAACATTCCAGAATGGCAATTAGCCATTGAGTTTCAAAATAAATTTCCAGACTTACCATTAATTTGCGACCCTTCGCACATTACAGGAAACAGAGAAATGATTTTCGACGTTTCGCAAACTGCGTTAGATTTGAATTTCGATGGATTAATGATCGAGACTCATTTCGATCCAGACAACGCTTGGAGTGATGCTGCACAGCAAGTTACACCAACAAAATTGAAGCAAATCATGGAAGATTTAAAAATTAGAAAAGAAACGGAAACCGATTCTGGTTACAGAGATTCTTTAGAAAATTTAAGAGCTCAAATTAACGTTGTAGATGGTCAGTTAATTGAAATGTTAGGGAAAAGAATGAGTGTTGCCGATAAAATTGGCGAACTTAAAAAAGAGAAAAACGTGGCAGTTTTACAATCAAGACGTTGGAACGAAATTCTTGGAAACATGATTTTAGAAGGCGAAAGCAGAGGTTTAAGTGAAGAATTTGTATTGAAAATGTTCAAGGCAATTCACCAAGAATCTATCAATCATCAAGAAAAAATTATAAAAGGGTAGTTTTTGGGCGTTACCAAGCAAAAAAGCTTGGTCAGGCTTTTCGCTACAATCTTTTGCCTTAAAAAAGGCAAAAGGATTTCCACTGCAATCCTTAACGCGTATTGCAAACCTAAAAAGGAAGTTATAAAAAATAACTTTTAGATATATTTTAAGACCTCACAGATTTTAAAAACTGTGAGGTCTTTTTGCATGTTTAAAACTCCAACCCCAAAAGGGTTTCAAACCCTTTTGGGGTTAATTTCCATTAAACCATTTTAATTCGCGAATTCGTGGTAATTCCCACAACAACTCTATATTTTCTATATTCCTATGTATTAAAAATAGTTTTTTTTTAACCCAGTCAACTTCGAGTGAAATTTCTTCTTCAGAAATTTTATATCGAGAAGATTTCTTCGTTCTCACAAGTTTTGGATACAATTTTCTAAAAAAAAATAAAAAATCACTCGAACTGACATTATTATAATTACTTAAAATTCTGCATCTTTGTACTAATGACAGGAATCGTTTACAAATCTACAGGAAGTTGGTATCAAGTAAAAGCTGATAGTGGCGAATTTTACAAATGTAGAATCAAAGGAAAATTCAGGATAAAAGACATTAAAAGTACCAACCCAATTGCGGTTGGCGACAAAGTTATGTTCGATTTAGAATCGAAGAACGACGAAGAAACAGGAGTCATAAAAAAAATTATAGACAGAGATAATTTTATCGTTCGTAAATCTGTAAATCTTTCCAAGCAAACACATATAATTGCTTCGAATATCGACCAAGTTTTTTTGTTGATTACCATAAACAACCCACCAACATTTACCACCTTTATAGATCGTTTTTTAGTTTCAGCAAGAGCCTATAGAATCGATGTAATTTTAGTTTTCAATAAAATAGATTCCTACGAAATAGAAGAAAGAGCAGAAATTTTATATTTAAAAGATATTTATGAAGCCATTGGTTATAAATGCTTAGAGGTCTCATCTACTAAAAATAAAAACGTAGACCAAGTAAAAGAAATAATGGTAGGCAAAACCTCTATGTTTATTGGGCATTCAGGTGTTGGAAAAACAACTTTGGTAAATGCAATAGACAAAACGTTAAACTTAAAAACCAAAGAAATTTCCGACCAACACAATCAAGGAAAACATACCACAACTTTTGCAGAAATGTTCGATTTAAGTATTGAGACTAAAAACGATGCAAAAATTATAGACACACCAGGAATTAAAGGTTTTGGAGTGGTAGATATCGATAAATACGAATTAGGAGATTATTTTCCAGAGTTTTTTGCCTTAAAGCAAGACTGTAAATTTAATAACTGTATCCATACAAAAGAACCGAAATGTGCTGTAAAAGAAGCTTTAGAAGAAGAGGAGGTTTCTTGGTCTCGTTATAAAAGTTATTTGCAAATTTTAGAAGGCGAAGAAGAATCAGAGCATTTTAGAACCGATATTTGGAACGAAGAAGATAATGAGTAGGTTATGAAAATCGTAATTCAAAGAGTTTCAAAAGCAAGTGTAACTATTAACAAACAAAAAGTTGCAGACATTAAAAACGGACTTTTAGTGTTATTAGGAATTGTAAATGAAGATGCTCAAGAAGACATTAACTGGTTGGTAAGAAAAGTAGCAAATATTCGGGTTTTTAATGACGAAAATGGAGTCATGAACAAATCTTTATTAGAAAGTAATGGAGAAGCGATTGTTGTGAGTCAGTTTACGTTGCAAGCTTCCACCAAAAAAGGGAATAGACCCAGTTATATAAAAGCGGCAAAACCCGATATTGCGATTCCTTTATATGAGAATTTTGTTAAAACCTTGGAAAACGAATTGGGTAAAAAAGTACAAACTGGCGAATTTGGGGCAGATATGAAAGTCGAGTTATTAAACGATGGTCCAGTAACTATTATTATCGATTCTAAAAACAAAGAATAACTATTTTGTATTTTATCGACATCCATACTCATAAAAAATCATCAGCTGAAAATGTATTTTCTATCGAAAATAAATATCCAACTTCAGTAGATTTTTCCTTGCCATTTTCAATGGGTATGCATCCTTGGTTTATCAATAAAAATAAAATTGAAGAAGAACTTTTAATTGTTGAAAAGCAACTTCAACATAAAAGCTGTCTTGCTTTAGGCGAATGTGGTTTAGACAAAGTTACAGAAGCAGATTTTGAACTTCAAGAAGAAGTTTTTAGAAAACAAGTGCGGCTTTCAGAAAAATACAACAAACCTGTTATTATTCATTGTGTAAAAGCATTTCAAGAAATTATTGAAATTAAAAAAGAAATAAAACCAAGACAAAAATGGATTTTACACGGTTTCAATAAAAACATACAAGTTGCCAAAAGTTTATTAAAAAATGGAATTCTAGTATCATTTGGAGCAGCAATCATCAAAAATGAAAAATTGCAAAAAGTGGTTTTAGAAATTCCTTTAGATGCATTGTTTTTAGAAACAGACGATTCAGAAGTAGAAATTCAAGAGATTTATCAAAAAGTAGCAAATATAAAAAGTATCGAAGTTAAAGAGCTTCAGAAAATAATAAAAGAAAATTTCACAAATCTGTCTTCCTCGAGCATTACTGAAATAAAAAGATGTTTTTATTGAAAGTAACGAACGCAGTTTTAGAGAGCTTATAATTTTAACAAATTTTAAATTTGTTCTCGACTTTAGCCTGTCTTGTGCGAAGACGAAAGGCTCGAATAGACATTAATTTTATTAGTATAGTATGAGTTGGTTAGAAAGAACCGAATTATTGGTGCAAAAAGAAGGCATTGAAAAATTACAAAAAGCCAATATTTTAGTTGTTGGTTTAGGAGGAGTTGGTAGTTACGCAGCAGAATTTATTGCAAGAGCAGGTGTAGGAAAAATAACCATTGTAGATGGCGATGTTTTTGATGAAACAAACATCAATAGGCAATTACCAGCATTACAATCTACAATTGGGAAAGCAAAAACCAAGGTTTTATCAGAAAGATTAAAAGATGTAAACCCAGATTTGGAATTAACGGTTTTAAAAGAATTTTTATCACCAGAAAGAGCTTATGAAATTGTTTCAAAAGAGTTCGATTATGTGTTGGATTGTATAGATTCTATTACGCCAAAAATAAATTTAATTGTGGCTGCTAGGAGAAAGAAAGTCAAAATTATTTCTTCCATGGGAGCAGGAGGAAAGTTAGATGCCACTAAAATTAGAGTAAAAGACATTGCAAAAACAAAGAATTGTACCATGGCAAGAGTTTTAAGGAAGCGTTTAAAAGAACGAAAGGTAGATAAAGGTGTAAAAGCGGTGTATTCAGACGAGGTTCAAATAGCAGAAAGTGTAAAAATAACAGACGGAACGAACTTTAAAAAATCGTACTATGGTACGATTAGTTATATGCCTGCTGCTTTTGGCTTGCAAGCTGCAGCTCATGTAATTAATTTTTTAATAAAAAAGTAAAAAACAGTTTCCAAGGAAAATAAATTAATTATATATTTGCCATGGAAAATAAAAATTAAAAAAAAGAATTAAATTAGAAAAAAATGAAAAAAATAGTTTTATCAATAGTAGTTGCAGCATCAGTTTTAACTGCATGTAAAGGCAAAAAAGAAAAAGTAGAAGTAAAAGAAGCTGTAAAAGTAGAAGTTAATGCTGCAGATTTAAATAACGTAAATACACAAGCATCTGTAATATCTTGGAAAGGAACAAAACCAACAGGTTCGCACAATGGAACAGTAGCTCTAAAAAGCGGAGGTTTAGTTATAGAAGATGGAAAACCAACAAAAGGTGTTTTTGTTATAGATATGACTTCTATAAAAGTTTTAGATATACCTGAAAGTGAAGAAGGAAATGGCAAGTTAACAGGTCATTTGTCTTCTCCAGATTTCTTTGATGTTGCTAAATACCCAACATCTAAATTTGTAATTACAAGTGTAGAAGAAAAGGAAGGTAAATTAGCAGTAACAGGAAACTTAACTTTAAGAGATATTACAAAAAGTATTACTATCCCTGCAACGATTTCTACAGAAGGAGATGTTACAACTTTTACAAGTGAAACATTTAATGTAGATAGAACAGATTTTGGAGTTACATATAAGTCTAAAAAATTAGATGCAGCCTTAAAAGATAAGTTTATCGACGATATTATGGAACTACAATTTACGGTGGTAACAAAATAATAAATATTAAGAAAATATTAAGTTTTTAATAAAACCCAGAACGAAAGTTCTGGGTTTTTCTATATTTGTAAATTATGATAAAAAAATCAACCTTATTTTTTCTGTTTTTTTTGGTTAGTTTATTTATTTACTCACAAGATATAGAGTATAGTAGCTTTTCGATACCAAAAAAGTTAACAGAAAATGCAAACGCAGTTGTTAAAAATACTTCCATAGAAATTACTATTGAAGATATTGATGAAATGACCGTTTATAAAAGAGAAGTTGTAACCGTACTTAATAAATTAGGAAATGTAGATGCAAGAATTGCAGAGGGTTATGATAATGATACGAAGATAAAGGATTTATCTGCAATAATTTATGATGCTTCTGGAAAACGAATAAAAAAGTATAAAGAAAGAGACTTTTTAGATGTAAGTGCTGTAGGTGGAGGAACATTATATTCCGATTCTCGTGTTAAATATGTAAATTATATACCAATTTCGTATCCATATACAGTTGTTTTCGAGTCGAAATATAAAACGTCTTCAACAGGTTTTATTCCTTGGTGGTTTCCTGTAAATGGGTATTATGTTTCTGTGGAGAATAGTTCTTACAAAATTAACAATCCTAATAAAATTCCTTGGAGATACAAAAAAACAAACTTTAAAGGATTCCCTATCGAAGCAAAAGAATCTGATACAGAAATTTTCTATTCAATAAAAAACCAACCTGCTTACAAATACGAAAATTCTACAGTTCATTATAGGGAAATTCTACCCAAAGCTGTAGTAAGTTTAAATAAATTTTCCTTAAAAGGAGTTGCTGGGCAATACACAAACTGGAAAGAATTTGGTGTCTGGATGAATGCGAAATTACTTCGTGGAAGAACAGAATTAGAACCTGCTACTGTTGCAAAAGTAAAAAGATTAGTTGAAGGAGTTGAAGATCCTATAGAGAAAGCGAAAATTATTTATAAGTATATGCAAGATAAAACTCGCTATATAAGTGTTCAAGTGGGTATTGGAGGTTGGGAGCCAATAGCTGCAAATCAAGTAGATAAAGTGGGTTATGGCGATTGTAAAGGATTAACAAATTATACAAAAGCGTTACTAGATGCTGTGGATGTTACTTCTTATTATACCGTTGTTTATGCTGATGAAAAAAGAGATATCGATAAAGATTTCTCTTCTATTCAAGGAAACCACGTAATTTTAAATATACCAAATAAAGGAAATGATATTTGGTTAGAATGTACAAGTCAAACCATGCCTTTTGGGTTTTTAGGCGATTTTACAGACGATAGAAATGTATTGGTTATAACTCCAGAAGGTGGTGTTATAAAGAGAACAACTGTTTATAAAGACGAGAAAAATCTTCAAAAAACAGCAGGAGAAATTACGCTTAAAAAAGATGGTTCTTTAACAGCGAGTTTTAAAAGAATTTCGGAGGGTTTGCAGTACGACGATAAGTTTGGTTACACTGGTTTTACTGAACAAGAGCTTTATAAAAATTATAAATCTAAAGATTGGAGTTACAACAATAATTTAGAAATTGAATCTGTAGCACTTACGAATAATAAAGATGACATTATTTTTACAGAAGAAATAAAAGCTTCAATTAAGAATTATGCAACTGTAAATAATGCGGAATACCTTTTTAGAGTAAATGTTTTTAATAGAAATACGTATGTTCCAAAAAGATATCGAAAAAGAAAATTACCATTAAAAATATATCGCGGTTATAAAAATGAAGATATCTTTAAAATAACCTTACCTAAAGGCTATATTTTAGGAAATCTTCCTCCAGAAAAGTTCATAAACACAAAATTTGGTACTTACAAAGTTAGCATCACTAAAATTAACGATACTTCATTTATGTACAATAGAGTTCTTTCTATAAAAGAAGGAGTATATCCAAAGGAAGACTACAGGGCTTATAGAAGTTTTAGAAGAAGTATTGCTAAATACGAAGGCCTTAGAATTGCAATCACCAAAAAACTATAAGATGAAAAAACTACTTTTAACTGTACTTTTAATTAGTCAGTTTTCGCTAATTGCCCAAAATTATAAATTTGGAAAAGTAAGTAAAGAAGAATTACAAGAAAAATTTTATCCACTAGATTCTACTGCAGATGCAGCTTACTTATACAGGAAAAGGAGAACTTACTATAATTTTGTTAGAAATAGTGGCTTTCAACTAGTAACAGAATACCACGATAGAATTAAAATTTATACCAAAGAAGGTTTTAACATGGCCACAAAAGCCATTTCTTATTATAGTCCAGAATCTGGAACTTCAGAAAGAGTATCTTCCATAAAAGGATATACTTTTAACCTCAAAGAAGGTAAAATTATAAAAGCAAAATTATCAAAAAAAAATATTTTTAAAGAAAGGTTGAATAAGTTTAGAGATATAAAAAAAATTACAATGCCTAATATAACAGAAGGTTCTGTAATTGAGTTAAGGTATATGTTAGTTTCTCCATACATACAAAATATAGAAGATTTAGATTTCCAGACAGGTATTCCAATTAAAAAAATAGAGTATCAAATAGAAGTGCCAGAATATTTTATTTTTAATAAATTATCTAAAGGATATTATAGTGTTAAAATGAAATCTGATACAAAAAATGGTATAATTGGGAAATCAAATTATAAAATAGAAGTTTTTAAATTTGAAGATAAAAACATACCTGCTTTAAAAGACAATGAACCTTTTGTTGGTAATATAAATAATTATAGAGGAGGAATGAAGTTTGAGCTAACACAAACAAATTTTTTAAGTATCGGTGGACGTATTAAAACATATTCTAACTCTTGGGAAAGCGTAAGTAAACAAATATACAGAACCAGTAGCTTTGGAAATGAGTTAGATAAATCTAGTTATTATAAAGACGATTTAGAAACTATTTTAGAAACAAACAAAACAGAGTCAGAAAAAATAACTGCTATTTTTGAGTTTGTAAAAAATAAAGTAAAATGGAATAACTATTATGGAATCTACTCAGACAATGGAGTTAGAAAAGCCTATAAAGAAAGAGTTGGTAACGTTGCAGATATCAATTTAATGCTAACGTCTATGTTACGATCGGCAAACTTAAACGCAGACCCAGTTTTGGTAAGTACTAGAGCAAATGGAATTCCTTTTTTTCCTACAATAGATGGTTTTAATTATGTAG from the Polaribacter cellanae genome contains:
- a CDS encoding bifunctional 3-deoxy-7-phosphoheptulonate synthase/chorismate mutase type II, whose translation is MKNTKELRTWLDDMKLDHPLVIAGPCSAETEEQVLKIAHELKDSDVNYFRAGIWKPRTRPGNFEGVGALGLGWLKKVKEETGMKTCTEVANAAHVKLALENDVDLLWIGARSTVSPFIMQEIADALEGTDKIVLVKNPVNPDLALWLGGIERLYTAGIKNLGAIHRGFSTYEKSKYRNIPEWQLAIEFQNKFPDLPLICDPSHITGNREMIFDVSQTALDLNFDGLMIETHFDPDNAWSDAAQQVTPTKLKQIMEDLKIRKETETDSGYRDSLENLRAQINVVDGQLIEMLGKRMSVADKIGELKKEKNVAVLQSRRWNEILGNMILEGESRGLSEEFVLKMFKAIHQESINHQEKIIKG
- a CDS encoding TatD family hydrolase, whose translation is MYFIDIHTHKKSSAENVFSIENKYPTSVDFSLPFSMGMHPWFINKNKIEEELLIVEKQLQHKSCLALGECGLDKVTEADFELQEEVFRKQVRLSEKYNKPVIIHCVKAFQEIIEIKKEIKPRQKWILHGFNKNIQVAKSLLKNGILVSFGAAIIKNEKLQKVVLEIPLDALFLETDDSEVEIQEIYQKVANIKSIEVKELQKIIKENFTNLSSSSITEIKRCFY
- a CDS encoding DUF3857 domain-containing protein: MKKLLLTVLLISQFSLIAQNYKFGKVSKEELQEKFYPLDSTADAAYLYRKRRTYYNFVRNSGFQLVTEYHDRIKIYTKEGFNMATKAISYYSPESGTSERVSSIKGYTFNLKEGKIIKAKLSKKNIFKERLNKFRDIKKITMPNITEGSVIELRYMLVSPYIQNIEDLDFQTGIPIKKIEYQIEVPEYFIFNKLSKGYYSVKMKSDTKNGIIGKSNYKIEVFKFEDKNIPALKDNEPFVGNINNYRGGMKFELTQTNFLSIGGRIKTYSNSWESVSKQIYRTSSFGNELDKSSYYKDDLETILETNKTESEKITAIFEFVKNKVKWNNYYGIYSDNGVRKAYKERVGNVADINLMLTSMLRSANLNADPVLVSTRANGIPFFPTIDGFNYVVSMVELSSGGYILLDATEPYSSPNILPKRALNWNGRRISKDGISSWVKLMPSQPATQENTVMVNISEDMMVNGLIRTKFYKLDALSYRRNNNHLEEEDVITSMEESHNIEIEDFKVVNENFIGKSIVRNVKFSSEDLIESINGKIYIEPLLFLSQHKNPFKLEERKFPVDFTTPRVFKNTVSIKIPEGYKVETLPESLAIGLPENLGVFRFQTTEKFGKITTICILQFNSAIIAPQYYAALKQFYSQLVKKESEKIVFVKI
- the rsgA gene encoding ribosome small subunit-dependent GTPase A; translation: MTGIVYKSTGSWYQVKADSGEFYKCRIKGKFRIKDIKSTNPIAVGDKVMFDLESKNDEETGVIKKIIDRDNFIVRKSVNLSKQTHIIASNIDQVFLLITINNPPTFTTFIDRFLVSARAYRIDVILVFNKIDSYEIEERAEILYLKDIYEAIGYKCLEVSSTKNKNVDQVKEIMVGKTSMFIGHSGVGKTTLVNAIDKTLNLKTKEISDQHNQGKHTTTFAEMFDLSIETKNDAKIIDTPGIKGFGVVDIDKYELGDYFPEFFALKQDCKFNNCIHTKEPKCAVKEALEEEEVSWSRYKSYLQILEGEEESEHFRTDIWNEEDNE
- a CDS encoding tRNA threonylcarbamoyladenosine dehydratase — its product is MSWLERTELLVQKEGIEKLQKANILVVGLGGVGSYAAEFIARAGVGKITIVDGDVFDETNINRQLPALQSTIGKAKTKVLSERLKDVNPDLELTVLKEFLSPERAYEIVSKEFDYVLDCIDSITPKINLIVAARRKKVKIISSMGAGGKLDATKIRVKDIAKTKNCTMARVLRKRLKERKVDKGVKAVYSDEVQIAESVKITDGTNFKKSYYGTISYMPAAFGLQAAAHVINFLIKK
- a CDS encoding YceI family protein, with product MKKIVLSIVVAASVLTACKGKKEKVEVKEAVKVEVNAADLNNVNTQASVISWKGTKPTGSHNGTVALKSGGLVIEDGKPTKGVFVIDMTSIKVLDIPESEEGNGKLTGHLSSPDFFDVAKYPTSKFVITSVEEKEGKLAVTGNLTLRDITKSITIPATISTEGDVTTFTSETFNVDRTDFGVTYKSKKLDAALKDKFIDDIMELQFTVVTK
- the dtd gene encoding D-aminoacyl-tRNA deacylase translates to MKIVIQRVSKASVTINKQKVADIKNGLLVLLGIVNEDAQEDINWLVRKVANIRVFNDENGVMNKSLLESNGEAIVVSQFTLQASTKKGNRPSYIKAAKPDIAIPLYENFVKTLENELGKKVQTGEFGADMKVELLNDGPVTIIIDSKNKE
- a CDS encoding DUF3857 domain-containing protein — its product is MIKKSTLFFLFFLVSLFIYSQDIEYSSFSIPKKLTENANAVVKNTSIEITIEDIDEMTVYKREVVTVLNKLGNVDARIAEGYDNDTKIKDLSAIIYDASGKRIKKYKERDFLDVSAVGGGTLYSDSRVKYVNYIPISYPYTVVFESKYKTSSTGFIPWWFPVNGYYVSVENSSYKINNPNKIPWRYKKTNFKGFPIEAKESDTEIFYSIKNQPAYKYENSTVHYREILPKAVVSLNKFSLKGVAGQYTNWKEFGVWMNAKLLRGRTELEPATVAKVKRLVEGVEDPIEKAKIIYKYMQDKTRYISVQVGIGGWEPIAANQVDKVGYGDCKGLTNYTKALLDAVDVTSYYTVVYADEKRDIDKDFSSIQGNHVILNIPNKGNDIWLECTSQTMPFGFLGDFTDDRNVLVITPEGGVIKRTTVYKDEKNLQKTAGEITLKKDGSLTASFKRISEGLQYDDKFGYTGFTEQELYKNYKSKDWSYNNNLEIESVALTNNKDDIIFTEEIKASIKNYATVNNAEYLFRVNVFNRNTYVPKRYRKRKLPLKIYRGYKNEDIFKITLPKGYILGNLPPEKFINTKFGTYKVSITKINDTSFMYNRVLSIKEGVYPKEDYRAYRSFRRSIAKYEGLRIAITKKL